Proteins from one Listeria innocua genomic window:
- a CDS encoding heptaprenylglyceryl phosphate synthase — protein MKHLFKLDPAKNLPRNSVTKLIHSGTDGFIIGGTDNLEIEAVENLYELLAETDLPIFLEVSDESMILPEAEHFLIPVVLNTENSKWTHGLHKELIKELGDFIPWKRITSEGYVILNKDAKVAQLTEAKTDLTDEDIIAYARLAENIFRLPIFYVEYSGMYGDPEAVRKVSEVLSDTEFWYGGGIRSKEQAAEMAKYADTIIVGNIIYEDLEKALETATIFMEKTV, from the coding sequence ATGAAGCATTTATTCAAGTTAGACCCAGCAAAGAATTTACCTCGTAATAGTGTCACAAAGCTCATTCATTCTGGAACCGATGGATTTATCATTGGTGGGACAGATAATTTAGAAATAGAAGCAGTCGAAAATCTGTATGAATTATTAGCTGAAACAGATTTGCCGATTTTCCTTGAAGTAAGCGATGAATCCATGATTTTACCGGAAGCAGAACATTTTTTAATTCCAGTCGTATTAAATACGGAAAATAGTAAATGGACGCATGGTTTACACAAAGAGTTAATCAAGGAACTAGGGGACTTTATTCCTTGGAAGCGAATCACATCAGAAGGTTATGTTATTTTAAATAAAGACGCAAAAGTTGCCCAGTTAACAGAAGCGAAAACAGACTTAACGGATGAAGATATTATTGCTTATGCGCGATTAGCAGAGAATATATTTCGTCTGCCGATTTTTTATGTCGAATATAGCGGGATGTACGGCGATCCAGAAGCAGTAAGAAAAGTAAGTGAAGTTTTAAGCGACACTGAGTTTTGGTATGGTGGCGGAATCCGTTCCAAAGAACAAGCTGCTGAAATGGCGAAGTACGCGGATACGATTATTGTGGGCAATATTATTTATGAGGATTTAGAAAAAGCACTAGAAACCGCAACTATTTTTATGGAGAAAACGGTTTGA
- a CDS encoding YerC/YecD family TrpR-related protein, translated as MQIEKLRGQGLDEFFQGILTLENLEECYAFFDDVCTVNEIQSMAQRFQVAKMLHDGKTYNVIESETGASTATISRVKRSLHYGNDMYDVVFSRMTKPE; from the coding sequence ATGCAAATAGAGAAGTTGCGTGGACAAGGATTGGATGAATTCTTCCAAGGGATTTTAACGCTCGAGAATTTAGAAGAATGTTATGCTTTTTTTGATGATGTTTGTACTGTGAACGAAATACAATCCATGGCTCAACGTTTCCAAGTAGCAAAAATGCTTCATGATGGAAAAACGTATAATGTGATTGAATCTGAGACAGGTGCAAGTACAGCAACAATTTCACGTGTAAAACGTTCACTTCATTATGGCAATGATATGTACGATGTCGTATTTTCAAGAATGACAAAGCCAGAATAA
- the ligA gene encoding NAD-dependent DNA ligase LigA: protein MADKKRYEELINILDQYSYDYYVIDNPTVEDAEYDQKMQELLKIEEAHPEWVTPESPSKRVGGEVLEGFKKVEHDTPMLSLANAFNRDDLADFDRRIRDKVGDDISYMCELKIDGLAVSLQYENGKYKQGATRGDGTVGEDITANLRTIRSIPMKLKKAYSIEVRGEAFMPKRSFQKLNEIREEEGQMLFANPRNAAAGSLRQLDTKIAASRNLDIFLYAVADFGEMGVETHSAGLDMLETLGLKVNKERRLCSNLEEVYAYIDEWTEKRAGLAYDIDGIVLKLNNLEQQRQMGTTVKSPRWSIAYKFPAEEVPTKLLDIELNVGRTGVITPTAVLEPVRVAGTTVSRASLHNEDLITEKDIRIGDTVLIKKAGDIIPEVIKSITEERNGSEEPFRMPKNCPTCDSELVRLEEEVALRCINPKCPAQIKEGLIHFVSRNAMNIDGLGEKVIIQLFSMHLIKDVADLFFLSKEKLLELERMGEKSVTNLLASIEASKQNSLEKLLFGLGIRHVGAKAAKSLAVHFETMDNLKIADKETLTSINDIGEKMADSIVTYFANEEVHDLLEELKRAGVNMTYTGPKLENMSEEELVFAGKTVVLTGKLEKLTRNDAKALIESLGGNVSGSVSKKTDVVVAGSDAGSKLAKAEELAIPIWSEEDLIEYLPDEGGLNE from the coding sequence ATGGCTGATAAAAAACGGTATGAAGAACTAATAAACATACTTGATCAATACAGCTATGATTATTATGTAATTGATAATCCAACAGTAGAAGATGCCGAATACGATCAAAAGATGCAAGAACTACTTAAAATAGAAGAAGCGCATCCAGAATGGGTTACACCTGAATCACCGTCGAAACGAGTAGGCGGAGAAGTTTTAGAAGGTTTTAAAAAAGTAGAACATGACACACCAATGTTAAGCTTGGCCAATGCGTTTAATCGCGATGATTTGGCTGATTTTGACCGCCGTATCCGCGATAAAGTCGGTGATGACATTAGTTATATGTGCGAACTGAAAATTGACGGACTAGCCGTATCACTTCAATACGAAAATGGTAAGTATAAACAAGGTGCTACGCGAGGTGATGGAACAGTTGGTGAAGACATCACTGCTAATTTACGCACGATTCGTTCTATCCCAATGAAACTGAAAAAAGCTTATTCCATTGAAGTCCGCGGTGAAGCTTTTATGCCAAAACGTTCCTTCCAAAAATTAAATGAAATACGCGAAGAAGAAGGCCAGATGTTATTTGCAAATCCGCGAAATGCAGCGGCTGGCTCACTTCGTCAATTAGATACAAAAATTGCTGCATCTAGAAACCTTGATATTTTCCTTTATGCAGTAGCTGATTTTGGTGAAATGGGTGTTGAAACACATAGCGCGGGCTTAGATATGCTTGAAACACTAGGCCTTAAAGTCAATAAAGAGCGTAGACTTTGCAGTAATTTAGAGGAAGTATATGCTTACATTGACGAGTGGACGGAAAAACGAGCTGGTTTAGCTTACGATATTGATGGTATCGTTTTAAAATTAAATAATTTAGAACAACAACGCCAAATGGGGACAACAGTTAAATCACCACGATGGTCAATTGCTTATAAATTTCCTGCAGAAGAAGTACCAACTAAACTGCTGGATATTGAATTAAACGTTGGCAGAACTGGCGTAATAACTCCCACAGCGGTGTTAGAACCAGTAAGAGTTGCAGGAACTACAGTTAGCCGTGCGTCACTTCATAACGAAGACTTAATTACAGAAAAAGATATTCGCATTGGCGATACCGTTTTAATTAAAAAAGCAGGCGATATTATTCCTGAAGTGATTAAGAGCATTACCGAAGAACGTAACGGTAGTGAAGAACCTTTCCGTATGCCAAAAAACTGTCCAACCTGTGATAGTGAACTTGTTCGCTTAGAAGAAGAAGTAGCACTAAGATGTATTAATCCTAAGTGTCCAGCTCAAATTAAAGAGGGGCTTATCCATTTTGTTTCAAGAAATGCGATGAATATCGATGGCCTTGGAGAAAAAGTTATTATTCAGCTATTTTCAATGCATTTAATTAAAGATGTTGCAGATTTGTTTTTCCTTTCGAAAGAGAAACTGTTAGAATTAGAAAGAATGGGTGAGAAATCAGTAACCAATTTACTGGCATCCATCGAAGCAAGTAAACAAAATTCGCTTGAAAAATTACTTTTTGGCTTGGGAATCCGCCATGTTGGTGCTAAAGCAGCCAAATCGCTTGCAGTTCATTTTGAAACAATGGATAATTTGAAAATAGCAGACAAAGAAACACTGACAAGTATTAATGACATTGGGGAAAAAATGGCAGATAGCATTGTGACTTATTTTGCGAATGAAGAAGTACATGATTTACTGGAAGAACTAAAAAGGGCTGGCGTCAATATGACCTATACAGGGCCAAAACTAGAAAACATGTCCGAAGAGGAGCTTGTTTTTGCAGGGAAAACAGTTGTTTTAACTGGAAAACTGGAAAAATTAACACGAAACGATGCAAAAGCATTAATCGAATCACTCGGGGGAAATGTTTCTGGAAGCGTCAGTAAGAAAACGGATGTTGTTGTAGCTGGCAGTGATGCTGGTTCTAAACTAGCCAAAGCTGAAGAACTAGCAATTCCTATTTGGTCCGAAGAAGACTTAATAGAGTACTTACCAGACGAAGGTGGATTAAACGAATGA
- the purH gene encoding bifunctional phosphoribosylaminoimidazolecarboxamide formyltransferase/IMP cyclohydrolase, with product MKRALISVSDKNGIVPFAEKLVELGVEIISTGGTKAAFEQAGVPVTGIEAVTEFPEMLDGRVKTLHPAIHGGLLARRDTAEHMEAIAAHDIKPIDLVIVNLYPFQETIQKPGVTLEEAIENIDIGGPSMLRSAAKNYAAVTVVVDTADYDTVLTELQEHGATTFETRQRLAAKVFRHTAAYDALIAEYLTDVTGETFPEKVTLTYNRKQVLRYGENPHQDAAFYTEPRAVENSISAAKQLHGKELSYNNIRDADAALKIASEFKEPVAVAVKHMNPCGVGVGETIEEAYLKAYEADEISIFGGIVALNKEVDAKTAEHMSKIFLEIIIAPSFSEAGFAILAKKKNIRLLTVPFAGNVEGFEKTSVNGGLLIQANDALVEDTTSYEVVTEKQPTNSEMKALLAQWKIVKHVKSNAIVVGSDKQTLGIGAGQMNRIGSALIALEQAGEKAKGAVLASDAFFPMDDTVEAAAKAGITAIIQPGGSIKDKESIAMADKYGISMVLTHVRHFKH from the coding sequence ATGAAAAGAGCGCTTATAAGTGTATCAGATAAAAACGGCATCGTGCCATTTGCAGAAAAATTAGTAGAACTTGGTGTAGAAATTATTTCAACTGGTGGGACAAAAGCAGCATTTGAACAAGCTGGCGTACCGGTTACGGGAATTGAAGCAGTTACCGAATTTCCAGAAATGCTTGATGGCCGAGTAAAAACGCTTCATCCAGCTATTCATGGTGGTTTGCTTGCAAGACGTGATACGGCGGAACATATGGAAGCAATTGCTGCACATGATATTAAGCCAATTGATTTAGTCATTGTTAATTTGTATCCTTTCCAAGAAACGATTCAAAAACCTGGTGTTACTTTAGAAGAAGCGATTGAAAACATTGATATTGGCGGACCTTCGATGTTACGTTCTGCTGCGAAAAATTATGCGGCGGTAACTGTTGTGGTTGATACAGCGGACTACGATACAGTACTTACAGAACTACAAGAACACGGCGCAACTACTTTTGAAACGCGCCAACGTCTTGCTGCTAAAGTATTTCGACACACAGCAGCTTATGATGCTTTAATTGCAGAGTACTTAACGGATGTTACCGGTGAAACTTTCCCAGAAAAAGTAACATTAACTTACAATCGAAAACAAGTTTTGCGTTACGGTGAAAATCCTCACCAAGATGCAGCTTTTTATACAGAACCACGTGCGGTTGAAAACTCGATTAGTGCTGCGAAACAGTTGCACGGTAAAGAGTTATCTTATAACAACATTCGCGATGCAGATGCGGCACTTAAAATTGCTAGTGAATTCAAAGAACCAGTGGCAGTTGCAGTAAAACACATGAATCCATGCGGAGTTGGCGTTGGTGAAACGATTGAAGAAGCTTATTTAAAAGCCTACGAAGCAGATGAAATATCTATTTTTGGTGGAATTGTTGCTTTAAATAAAGAAGTTGATGCGAAAACGGCAGAACATATGAGTAAAATTTTCTTAGAAATCATTATTGCACCAAGTTTTTCCGAAGCAGGTTTTGCGATTTTAGCGAAAAAGAAAAATATTCGTTTGTTAACTGTTCCATTTGCAGGTAACGTGGAAGGTTTTGAGAAAACTTCTGTTAACGGTGGACTTCTTATCCAAGCGAATGACGCTCTTGTAGAAGATACAACAAGTTATGAAGTAGTGACAGAAAAACAACCAACCAACTCAGAAATGAAAGCTTTACTTGCTCAGTGGAAAATTGTCAAACATGTCAAATCAAACGCGATTGTTGTTGGCTCAGATAAACAAACGCTTGGAATTGGCGCTGGTCAAATGAATCGAATCGGTTCAGCCTTGATTGCGCTAGAACAAGCTGGTGAAAAAGCAAAAGGCGCTGTACTTGCCTCCGATGCCTTTTTCCCGATGGATGATACAGTTGAGGCTGCGGCAAAAGCAGGTATTACGGCGATTATTCAACCTGGTGGATCGATCAAAGATAAAGAATCAATTGCAATGGCTGATAAATATGGAATTTCCATGGTTCTAACTCATGTACGCCATTTCAAACATTAA
- the pcrA gene encoding DNA helicase PcrA, with the protein MNAKELVDGLNPEQRKAVESTEGPLLIMAGAGSGKTRVLTHRIAYLVRERGVNPYNILAITFTNKAAREMKSRIGNLMGGEAESIWISTFHSMCVRILRRDIDRIGYERNFTILDGSDQLSVIKGILKEKNVDPKKFEPRGILASISNAKNELITASEYIKEASGFYDKMVGEVYEKYEKKLKKNQALDFDDLIMVTIQLFERVPDVLEYYQRKFQYIHVDEYQDTNHAQYLLVKLLASRFKNLCVVGDSDQSIYGWRGADISNIMSFEKDYPSAKTIFLEENYRSTKRILEAANRVIENNGNRKPKNLWTSNAEGKKIFYHKALTEKEEAAYVVMKIQEEVNNSSRPLSDFAILYRTNAQSRVMEEYFMKSNMAYTMVGGTKFYDRKEIKDILAYLRLISNNEDDISLTRIINVPKRGVGPGTLEKLNNVAAAYDLSLFEVLNRIELAGISAKISKDLVAFHDLVRGFTQMQDFLSVTELVEEILEKTGYRAMLKNERTIEAQTRLENIDEFLSVTQNFEKENDDKTLLAFLTDLALVADVDKLEEDNEEQNGAVTLMTLHSAKGLEFPVVFLVGMEEGIFPHSRAIYEEEEMEEERRLAYVGITRAEEELFLTSAYSRMLYGRPSSNQESRFIGEIPRDLLELGNENKLTADKPYAKPRMPQKATTAYKSSGAETLGWTVGDKASHKKWGVGTVVSVKGEGSGMELDIAFPSPTGVKRLLAEFAPIEKV; encoded by the coding sequence TTGAATGCAAAAGAATTAGTTGACGGATTAAACCCAGAACAACGAAAAGCAGTAGAAAGTACAGAAGGACCTTTATTAATTATGGCTGGTGCAGGGAGTGGTAAAACACGTGTTTTAACCCATCGCATCGCTTATTTAGTAAGAGAACGTGGCGTGAATCCTTATAATATTTTAGCGATTACGTTTACCAATAAAGCAGCGCGTGAAATGAAATCACGGATTGGTAATTTAATGGGCGGAGAAGCGGAATCAATTTGGATTTCCACTTTTCACTCCATGTGCGTAAGAATTTTACGTCGTGATATAGACCGGATTGGCTACGAACGCAATTTTACTATTTTAGATGGAAGTGACCAATTATCGGTTATTAAAGGCATTTTAAAAGAAAAGAATGTCGACCCTAAGAAGTTTGAGCCACGAGGTATTTTGGCTTCTATTAGCAATGCAAAAAACGAACTTATAACTGCAAGCGAATATATAAAAGAAGCAAGTGGTTTCTACGATAAAATGGTCGGCGAAGTCTATGAAAAATATGAAAAGAAACTGAAGAAAAATCAAGCGCTCGATTTTGATGATTTAATTATGGTGACGATTCAATTATTTGAACGTGTTCCAGATGTTTTAGAATATTATCAGCGCAAGTTTCAATACATTCACGTGGATGAGTACCAAGATACCAACCACGCGCAGTACTTACTTGTAAAACTACTTGCCTCTAGATTTAAGAATTTATGTGTCGTTGGTGACTCTGACCAATCAATCTACGGCTGGCGCGGGGCAGATATTAGTAATATTATGTCTTTCGAAAAAGATTACCCGAGCGCCAAAACCATTTTCCTAGAAGAGAATTACCGTTCGACCAAACGTATTTTAGAAGCGGCGAACCGTGTAATCGAAAATAACGGCAATCGTAAACCAAAAAATCTTTGGACTAGTAATGCGGAAGGGAAGAAGATTTTTTACCATAAGGCGTTAACTGAGAAAGAAGAAGCGGCTTACGTCGTTATGAAAATTCAAGAAGAAGTAAACAATTCGAGTCGTCCTCTTTCTGATTTTGCGATTCTTTATAGAACCAATGCCCAGTCCCGTGTAATGGAAGAATATTTCATGAAGTCAAATATGGCTTACACAATGGTCGGCGGTACGAAATTCTATGATAGAAAAGAAATTAAAGACATTTTGGCTTATTTACGACTTATTAGTAATAATGAAGATGATATTAGTCTGACACGTATCATCAACGTACCAAAACGCGGAGTTGGACCAGGCACATTAGAAAAACTAAACAATGTTGCCGCAGCTTACGATTTAAGTTTGTTTGAAGTACTTAATCGCATTGAATTAGCCGGGATTTCTGCTAAAATAAGCAAAGATTTAGTTGCTTTCCATGATTTGGTTCGCGGATTCACCCAAATGCAAGATTTTCTATCCGTAACCGAACTTGTAGAAGAAATTCTCGAAAAAACAGGTTACCGAGCAATGCTGAAAAACGAACGAACTATTGAAGCTCAAACTCGCTTAGAAAATATCGATGAGTTTTTATCTGTTACACAAAACTTTGAAAAAGAAAATGACGATAAAACATTACTCGCATTTTTAACGGATTTAGCACTGGTTGCTGATGTTGATAAGTTAGAAGAAGATAATGAAGAACAAAACGGTGCGGTGACGCTGATGACGCTTCACTCTGCCAAAGGGCTAGAATTCCCAGTTGTCTTTTTAGTTGGGATGGAAGAAGGAATTTTCCCACATTCTAGAGCCATTTATGAAGAAGAAGAAATGGAAGAAGAACGCCGCCTTGCTTACGTTGGTATCACTCGTGCAGAAGAAGAACTTTTCTTAACGAGCGCGTATTCCCGGATGCTTTACGGTCGTCCATCATCCAACCAAGAATCTCGCTTTATTGGCGAAATTCCTCGTGACTTACTAGAATTAGGCAACGAAAATAAATTAACAGCTGATAAACCTTATGCCAAACCGCGGATGCCGCAAAAAGCAACTACTGCCTATAAATCTTCTGGAGCGGAAACACTCGGTTGGACAGTCGGCGATAAAGCTAGTCATAAGAAATGGGGCGTAGGAACAGTCGTAAGTGTCAAAGGCGAAGGTAGCGGAATGGAACTTGATATTGCATTCCCAAGCCCAACTGGAGTCAAACGATTGCTCGCAGAATTTGCGCCAATTGAAAAAGTATAA
- the purN gene encoding phosphoribosylglycinamide formyltransferase, with the protein MNIAIFASGNGSNFQALVDDELIKPHVKLLVCDKPNAYVVERANKQNIPVFLFDVKNYPDKEAFETEILLELRGLEIDLLVLAGYMRLIGPTLLAEFPEQIVNLHPSLLPAFKGKDAIGQAIEAKVSETGVTAHFVDAGMDTGPMIDQVKVVVAKTETADSLAEKIHQVEHIFYPKVIRGLIQNGGND; encoded by the coding sequence ATGAATATAGCTATTTTTGCTTCTGGTAATGGCTCGAATTTTCAAGCTTTAGTAGATGATGAGCTTATTAAGCCTCATGTGAAGCTACTTGTCTGTGATAAACCAAACGCCTATGTTGTAGAACGCGCAAACAAGCAAAATATTCCGGTTTTCCTGTTTGATGTGAAAAATTATCCGGATAAAGAGGCTTTTGAAACCGAAATTTTATTAGAACTGCGCGGTTTGGAAATTGATTTATTAGTGCTTGCGGGTTATATGCGCTTGATAGGGCCTACGTTACTTGCGGAATTCCCTGAGCAAATTGTTAACTTGCATCCGTCGTTATTACCTGCATTCAAAGGGAAAGATGCGATTGGTCAAGCTATCGAAGCGAAAGTATCAGAAACCGGTGTTACAGCTCATTTTGTGGATGCCGGGATGGATACAGGACCAATGATTGACCAGGTCAAAGTAGTGGTAGCTAAAACAGAAACAGCAGACAGTTTAGCTGAAAAAATTCATCAAGTAGAACATATTTTTTATCCAAAAGTGATTCGAGGATTAATTCAAAATGGAGGGAACGATTAA
- a CDS encoding sodium-dependent transporter, whose translation MQENREEWGSKVGFILASAGSAIGIGAIWKLPYVAATAGGGAFFLLFLVLTLLVVMPLLIAEFVIGRGSGGDAVQAYKTLAPGTKWNLIGKLGVVGASILFSFYSVVGGWIITYLIKTLTGGIAGENQATLLHDFQVTTANPWISVGATIFFILLNVIVISRGVVSGIEKMSKFMMPALFILFIVLIIRSLTLPGAMEGVAFFLRPDFSHFTAQTVLITLGQAFFSLSVGISVMVTYSSYLNKSTSLPQSAISVSLMNVFVSLLAGLAIFPAAFSFNITPDAGPGLLFVILPSIFNQMPFGMLFFIIFLILFLFAALTSSFSMLEATVAPLMNAGVNRKKASLWMGLVIVLMAIPSALSFGVWSDVQIFGLSIFDAADYLVSNIILPVGALFIAIFVGYRLPRELLLKEFTTSSHFGKKVFIIWLFLIKYIAPIAIIFVFLSATGLIDFLF comes from the coding sequence ATGCAAGAAAACAGAGAAGAATGGGGCTCAAAAGTCGGATTTATTTTAGCATCCGCTGGGTCCGCAATAGGAATTGGCGCGATTTGGAAACTGCCTTATGTGGCTGCAACTGCAGGAGGTGGCGCATTTTTCTTATTGTTTTTAGTTTTAACCTTACTTGTAGTCATGCCACTTTTGATTGCTGAGTTTGTTATTGGACGAGGTTCTGGTGGGGATGCGGTTCAAGCTTATAAAACGCTCGCACCTGGAACGAAATGGAACTTAATTGGAAAATTAGGCGTAGTTGGCGCAAGTATTTTATTTTCATTTTATAGTGTCGTTGGCGGTTGGATTATTACTTATTTAATTAAAACGCTCACTGGTGGAATTGCCGGTGAAAACCAAGCGACTTTACTCCATGATTTTCAAGTGACGACAGCCAACCCATGGATTTCGGTTGGTGCGACAATTTTCTTTATTTTACTCAATGTGATCGTTATTAGCCGCGGAGTTGTTAGCGGAATTGAAAAAATGAGCAAGTTTATGATGCCCGCGCTTTTTATTTTATTTATAGTGTTAATTATCAGGTCCTTGACATTACCAGGCGCAATGGAAGGTGTCGCATTTTTCTTACGACCAGATTTTAGTCATTTTACTGCTCAAACAGTCCTTATTACACTCGGTCAGGCGTTCTTTTCACTCAGTGTGGGGATTTCGGTGATGGTTACGTATAGTTCTTATTTGAACAAATCGACTAGTTTACCTCAGTCAGCGATTTCAGTTTCGCTTATGAATGTGTTTGTTTCATTACTTGCTGGGTTAGCTATTTTTCCAGCGGCATTTTCGTTTAACATTACGCCAGATGCAGGTCCGGGGTTATTGTTTGTTATTTTGCCCTCGATATTTAATCAAATGCCGTTTGGGATGTTGTTCTTTATTATTTTCTTAATTTTATTCTTATTCGCCGCGCTAACGTCTAGCTTCTCCATGCTTGAAGCAACAGTTGCTCCGCTGATGAATGCGGGTGTTAATCGTAAAAAAGCGAGTCTTTGGATGGGGCTTGTGATTGTGTTAATGGCAATTCCAAGTGCACTTAGTTTCGGTGTTTGGAGCGATGTTCAGATTTTTGGACTAAGTATTTTTGATGCTGCCGATTATCTTGTGTCGAATATTATCTTGCCAGTTGGTGCTTTATTTATCGCTATTTTTGTTGGTTACCGATTACCTCGTGAATTACTTTTAAAAGAATTTACCACGAGCAGCCATTTTGGCAAAAAGGTTTTTATTATTTGGCTCTTTCTCATTAAATATATTGCACCAATTGCGATTATTTTTGTCTTTCTCTCCGCAACTGGTTTAATTGATTTTCTGTTTTAA
- the purD gene encoding phosphoribosylamine--glycine ligase, with amino-acid sequence MNLLVVGSGGREHAISKKLLESNNVEKVYCAPGNDGMRLDDIQLVAISETDKVGLIDFAKKADVSFVIVGPEVPLLEGVVDAFEEAGIKAFGPKANAALIEGSKDFAKQFMEKYAIPTAASRTFTDYAEAKAYLDERGVPIVIKADGLAAGKGVTVALEMEEAVLALKDMMLEEKFGDASLKVVIEDFLAGEEFSLMAFVNGEEVYPMAIAQDHKRAYEGDKGPNTGGMGAYSPVPHISEDVVNEAVEKILRPAAKGMVQEDRYFRGILYAGLILTTEGPKVIEFNARFGDPETQVVLPRLESDFAALIAALLNNEKPEVRFKKEGITLGVVLASAGYPEHYEKGNKLTGLNDIREDVAIYHAGTKQNENGEFVSSGGRVLLLAKEAETMSDARTLLYPEMQKLDNPNFFYRMDIGTKAE; translated from the coding sequence ATGAATTTATTAGTAGTTGGTAGCGGCGGTCGAGAACATGCTATTAGTAAAAAATTACTAGAATCAAACAATGTCGAAAAAGTATATTGCGCTCCCGGAAATGACGGAATGCGTTTAGATGATATTCAATTAGTTGCTATTTCCGAAACAGATAAAGTTGGTTTGATTGATTTTGCCAAGAAAGCAGACGTTTCCTTTGTCATCGTTGGACCTGAAGTACCTCTTTTAGAAGGGGTGGTAGATGCGTTTGAAGAAGCGGGAATCAAAGCTTTCGGACCAAAAGCAAATGCGGCTTTAATTGAAGGTAGTAAAGACTTCGCCAAGCAATTTATGGAGAAATATGCCATTCCCACTGCTGCCTCAAGAACTTTCACTGATTATGCGGAGGCTAAAGCATATTTGGATGAACGCGGTGTACCAATCGTTATTAAAGCAGACGGATTAGCCGCTGGAAAAGGTGTCACAGTAGCTTTAGAGATGGAAGAAGCTGTCCTTGCGTTAAAAGATATGATGTTAGAAGAAAAATTCGGTGACGCATCTCTCAAAGTCGTTATAGAGGACTTTTTAGCTGGCGAAGAGTTTTCCTTGATGGCTTTTGTAAACGGGGAAGAAGTGTATCCAATGGCGATTGCACAAGATCATAAACGTGCTTATGAAGGCGATAAAGGACCTAATACTGGTGGCATGGGTGCTTATTCACCAGTACCACATATTTCAGAAGATGTAGTGAATGAAGCTGTTGAAAAAATCCTTCGCCCCGCTGCAAAAGGAATGGTGCAAGAAGATCGCTACTTCCGCGGAATTCTTTATGCAGGTCTTATTTTAACGACAGAAGGGCCAAAAGTAATTGAATTTAACGCGCGATTTGGTGATCCGGAAACACAAGTCGTATTGCCTCGTTTAGAAAGTGATTTTGCAGCACTTATAGCAGCTTTACTCAACAACGAAAAACCAGAAGTTCGCTTTAAAAAAGAAGGAATTACGCTCGGTGTCGTTTTAGCAAGTGCCGGTTACCCAGAACATTATGAAAAAGGAAATAAACTCACTGGCTTAAATGATATTAGAGAGGATGTCGCCATTTATCATGCGGGAACAAAACAAAATGAAAACGGGGAATTTGTCTCAAGTGGCGGCCGCGTTTTATTACTAGCAAAAGAAGCTGAAACCATGAGTGATGCCCGGACTTTACTGTATCCAGAAATGCAAAAACTAGATAATCCAAATTTCTTTTACCGAATGGATATTGGAACAAAGGCAGAATAA